The DNA window GGACAGCAGTGTGTAAGGTCCTTCTAGTGGATGGGGAAAGTGGGGGGAAAATGCTTATTTTTCTACTCTGATTGTGAATCAGGTAGAGAAACTGTTTAAGGAATGTTGGCTTTTAAAGTTAACATAGTTTTCCTGGTGATTAGTTTGCCATCGGTTCTGAGAATGTCAGTATTGTTTTGTCAGCCAATTTTACAGCTATagagtcattttaaaatgttttgtaaacatTAAGCATTCAGCTTGTCAGTCTacccatttaatttcacagTGAAATCTGTGCTTCTTTTGCATCAAACAAAAtcaaatgatatatttttattattttgttgtcaAGAATTTAGATTTCTAGACTTGggtttcatttcatttgtatTTAGTATCCTTTTCTGACCTAGTTAGCTAGGTTGTTGCCTGTTTTATTGTAGATTTTTGTAGTAGATCCTAAAATGGCTCAGAAATATAATAGACATTGCACCCATACCCCTCAGCATGCCTTTAGCCTTTTACAAGCTGGAGGACTCAAATGTGCCAGTGGGATTGTCAGCCACAGGGCATCTCCTATGCTCAGAATGCAGCAACAATGTGAAATCACATTACAAAGCAATGATTCTAACTAATCAGACAAACCACAAGCTTTAATTAGGAAACAAGCTGCATGTGTAGGAACTTTTGTaagtcttgtttttatttaaggtAAATCCAGAACTGATGGTGTTGAAAATGTGGCAACAAGAGCTGTTAAGATGTGATTTCATCCTGAAACCGCATACATATATTCTTTGTCTGCTGACAGGTCCCTGGTAGAGGAGCTCAGGAAAACCCTGTGTTCCCTTTGGCAAGAGAATCAAACTGCCTTCAGCCCAGATGCCCTGTTCTATGTCATCTGGAAAATTATGCCAAGTTTCAGGTAACAACTTTAAGCTACTTTCTGTCTACCTTCCAGATAGGGCCATAGTGTGGTCCACAATCTGTTTAGGCTTTGCCTCTTTTAATGGTTCTGCCTTATGAGAAATGTGAAACCAAAAGGCATTAATTTCACAATCCAGCTGTTATATTTGAGAGTTGGTTGCTCACATTGCTGAGCTATCGTCGTTTCATATTTACTGGAACGTGGTCTCTGGTTTTCTTTTCATTAATTTGTTTGTAATCTAACTTAATATACTGATTTATTTTAAGTGCATTTAAATCAATCTCATATTTGCTGAATACTCACTTACATACCTTTTTCAGGGGCTACCAGCAGCAGGATGCTCATGAGTTCTTGCGATACATGTTGGACCACCTACACAGAGAACTACAGGGAAGTAAGAATGGATTACCTGGCCCCAGCCTGATTCCAGACAGGCCTGACCTTACCTCAGACAATAAATGCTGCATGTAAGCacagaaaacaaatacacacacacacaccagcaacaACTACAGTTTTTGCTCTTCTGTAGACTGGATCAGTCGCCgattttaatttacttttaagAATGTAACAGGTATTAAGCAATTATTTTCAAATCTAAAAGCTGTACTATGGAGCTCTGTAATGAAGCAGGCACATTTTTCTGCAAGGCAAGTCCCACATCGGTTAGTGGAGAACCAAAGATTAAAGTCACACACAGCAGGGTGCCTCTCGTTTACTGTTCCCAATTATTTTAGTAACTTTTTTTCTTGCATTAATAGCGTCAATGCTAACTCTGCACTACTCAAATATCAATCTCTGGCCAGCACACAGACTGCTGTTCTGACAAAAGTCGCTGCTGGAAGCAAAGCCATCCTGTTGTGATTAAATTACCAGACGTACGTTGAACGAGTGAAGCCCACCACAGGCTGAGAGGCAGCCTAAGTGGATTTGTTTGGGGTATTGAAAAAGCAGAGCTGTGTTGTGGCGTGTTCATTGGGTTGTGTGGAGTGATATGGCAGAGTAATCCTGTTCTGAAAGAGAGGCTGTGGGAGATGGGGTAGACATGCTTTACTGAAAGCAGATTCTGGGGAAGTGATGTTTAATGTATAATGGAAAGTGAGGATGGGTAATATAAACATTTGCATTGAATCTTACAGTGTATTGTGATCACTGAATCACATTGAATCGGTCTGTCCAGACAGTTGCAATTTATTGATGCCTGATTTGTCCATTGTTTATTTACAATTGAGATGTGTTCTTGGTGTTCATTTTGCTGTAAATTTCTCTGGAAGTTCACAAGAAGTTCATATTATCCCCATATTTTGTGGTTGCATGTTGACTGAAGATGGGTATTTGGCAAAAAATATGCATGTACTTTAATCCGTTTcggtttctttttctctctttcagtaATGGGACCCCCACTGTGGTTACCTCTGTATTTGGTGGTGTGTTGCAGAATGAAGTCAACTGCTTGATATGTGGCACAGAGTCAAAAAAGTTTGACCCATTTTTAGGTGAGTCTTTCCTCCAAAATGTCTCATCTGTATCATTTCAAAAAGCTTTTGTTTACTGAAGTGCTTGCCTTCCAGACCTCTCTTTGGACATTCCCAGCCAGTTTAGAGTGAAACGGACTAAGGACCAAGAGCCGGGGCCAACCTGCAACTTGCATAGTAAGCATTTCTGTTGGATGTTTGGAAAAAATTAATAGACCTTTGCTGAATGGTGGTCTGTGAAGTGTCTaaagtgtatttttgtgtgtgctggGTTTGAATTTTACATTGAAGACTGCCTTTTAAGTTTCACTGACCTGGAGGAGCTAGATGAAACTGAACTCTACAtgtgccataaatgtaaaaagaGGCAAAAGTCTACAAAGAAGTTCTGGGTTCAGAAACTGCCTAAGGTATAAGGAGATATGCTTCAATACTTCAATacttatataattaaaaaaaactttgtggCTTTAAGcaatttttttcttcctcttatTTCAGGTCCTGTGTTTGCACCTAAAAAGGTTCCACTGGACAGCTTTTCTGAGGAACAAAGTTGATACCTATGTGGATTTTCCACTACGAGGCCTTGACATGAAGCGGTATTTACTGGAGGTAAGAACTGGACATGTAGttcatttttaacttttttaataatttaaattcactaCAACTCCTCTAAATCCTACACAGTAATGTtaatttttgtctgtgtttgctCTAAGCCTGAAAACAGTCTTCCTGGGAGTTGCCTGTATGACCTTGTTGCAGTAGTGGTGCATCATGGATCAGGGTAAGAAAACCTCCTTTTGTATAAAAGTTCCTTTAAATTCCCTTCTATATGCATGTTTTTCAGTTGTAAAGATATTTaaatactaatatatatatatatatatatatatatatatatatatatatatatatatatatatatatatatatatatatatatatatatatatatatatttctgttgtagTTTGAACACCACTTTGTTTTATCTCTAATCTCACCAGTAGATGGAGATATTGCATTATTGCTTATTATAGTGCTTTGCTGACTTCCTCACATTCAGTTTTGCACTTGCgtgctctatctctctctttcttgcctGTATTATTTATCCATTGTGCTGTAGTACTGCTCAAATGCTGATAGTTTATTTCCTGTTCTGTCTCCTGCAGTGTGGGATCAGGTCATTACACAGCATATGGTCATCACGAAGGCCGCTGGTATCACTTCAATGACAGCACTGTGACTCTGGTCAGTGAGGAGACGGTGGCCAAAGCTAAGGCTTACATCCTCTTCTACACAGAGCAGATAGAACAGGACCAGGCAGCCTCAGAGACTGAGACCAAGCTTTAAACAGCCTTACTGTACCAAGTAGCCTTCAAAGTAATAGCCCACCTCTTCTGCATACATTTCCATGCTCAGCTTCAGTTGGCATTTCACCCACACCAACAACAGAAGAAACCTCAGTAAAACCTcattgctgctttttttttttttaaataaacattcctgttgttttgttttgagtcCAAGGCAGGTGGTCACATTTAAAaagaatgttttgtttatacTGAAAATTGGTCTAATGAAATGATGGAGCAAAAGGAGAATGCTGCAAATGGTGAAATCAAAAATGTGGTGGTCTTttacgtttttattttttatttcttcagaTGATTAAGCCAATCATGTCTCTGTCAGATGCCGACAGTGATCATCAGTTTGATCAGGTCAGTTAGGTTCCACAGAAAAGAATTTATGTAGACTAAACCTCAAATGTTTTCTTACTGCTGTTTTTGGAATAGAAGCAATTCCTCAAAATTgtaatttacattcatttttgttttgtatggCACTAGTTTACTCATGTAATACCTCCTCAATGTgaaaatgacttttaaaatgGAGGTCTATTAGCCCTTGAAAAAAGTTTGTTTATACtgtttttaatgacagtaaGCATAGACTGATTTAAAACCTTATACTGCCATAATGGCTGATAACTTCATGCTGGCACTTACAGAAGTAAAGAGATGCCAGTTGATCAAACCTTGGTCAGTGTTTTTAATATCATAGTGTCCTGAAGTGCAATCAAAAACCtgaattgttttgtttattagcTGGAATGTAATCATGTTAGAGTTATGGTGCTTATCTCGTATATGATCACATCAGAGTTCCAGACATCTGCTCTATCCCTGCTCACAGCCAAATGGACTGGGCATTCAGTGTtcttgggttttgttttgtttttcaggcaTATTGGCAATGTTCCTCTCTAGCAATAACTGGAGAGGACCCTAGAAACTGTGTTTGGCAACACTGGTGTTAGGGTATGACAGGAATAGATTTATAAATCACAACCATGACATGtacagggtgggtcatttatatggatacagcTTAATAAAAtcggaatggttggtgatatttcacaagaaaaacaatggtgtgcttgtttttaacgtaactttattctttcatgagttatttacaagtttctgaccacttataaaatgtgttcaaagtgttgcctattgtgttggattgtcaatgcaaccctcttctcccacttttcacacactgatagtaacactgcaggagaaatgctagcacaggcttccagtatccatagtttctgCGGTGTTGCAACAATGCaccgttgtttttcttgtgaaattcccaataagtttgatgtgtcacatgaccctcttcccattgaaaaaacaaaagttagatccaaaatggccaccatggtcaccactcaTCTTGAAACGTTtttcccctcccatatactaatgtgccacaaacaggaagttaatccatataaatggccaacCATGTAGATATGTTGTTTCTTGTCCTGCCAAGCAGGAAGCAAAATGATTGTGAACTTACAAAATGTTGTTTGATTTAACTCACTAAAATGTTTCTGGTGATATGTGAGTAAGCCTGGTGCATTGCTCTCTCCAACTCCTTCCTCCTTTCCTTAGAATTACAGAGTTATAAAAATGTAGGTGCGTTTCAACTTATGCAGATATATGAGATAAGGTTAGCCTAAACACAAGGAAAATCATTATTAGCTTGAGCTTAAAACCCACAGGTCAGCATCTTATTTATTACTAAGTAACTAGAACTGCACCAGCTCTTTCTGCCCCCTCCATTACATTTATCATATTAACTATACTTTAGTGGTGAATCATTCTGAGCAGAGCAAAGTTACTGACATGATGGTCTGTATGTTGAGCAGTTACGTGTGGATCGggtacagcagcactgctggagtATTGAAAAAACCATGTGCCCTCTGTCTATTAGACAACAGTTTTTGGTCCACGttgtagatgcaaagtcagagagaatagctcatttgttgctgcagtttctattggtcattctcTTGTTCTTCATCTGTGGTCACAGAACGATGATGGATTaatatttttggtttgtggactATCAAGCACTGACACGGGCGATTTGAATTTGCAGTATCACTGGGTCTGATTCACTCTCTTATACATCAGGTCCTAGTCACCTGCAGTGCAGTGACTATTGATTAGGGAGAaggggggctaacaaagtatgcagagcaacatagacaacaatctgtaattgtagaactacaaagtaatCCGTATATGTGGTAATTGTCGAAGCTGACAACATAAaggacatactcacacacatacgTGTGACGTCAGTCCACTGTGTCGTCACAGTGGGAGGAGGTTCCCAGGCACGGCTCTTCGTGTTCTCAACTATAGGCGCGTGGGCGAGTCCTGAGGACGTTGACCGAGCTCACGCGACTGTTTTGTCCCAGCCCCATGTCCCAGTTTCACATGAAACGCTTCTCTTAACCACACAAACATTAGCAGGTACATGTCCACGACGCCCTCCccctgtggtttttttttttttggtttgttgttttttttttattgtcttttcCTTGGCGCTCTTGGTGAAATGATAATGAAAGCCAGCTTTGATTATGTAAATAACAGTGGCACGGCGCACCTAAacccttttgttttattttaatgatactgcccgcccacacacagacacacctccCTGGGCCAGAACAAACAGGACTCTAGGCACACGTGCCGCTAAAGACAGCCTCTCTGACAGACTCGAGAAACAGGACCTCCTTGTGTTATAAGGAGGAACAGCTGTAGAGTGAGAGACTGCACACACAGGTGTCAATCTAAGGCTGCAACACTATCCTCATTAAGTACATATCCTGAGCTataccgtctctctctctccctctttttttcctctttctctcccctccccctctcctctGGTCGAGCTGTTTGCAGATAAGCTCACGTTGCCCTGTACGCTGTGCTGGAGCGTGCGTTGCGCTTCAGTCGTTGCCTGAGCGCGTCATGACTCAGTGAGAATGAGTCAGAGGAAcaggctgtctctctctctctctctctctctctctctctctctctctctctccttccctcccttcctctcccCGCAGTCGAGGCAAGTGTGGCACGTAGCAACTCCTAATGATATCAGACTGAGGGGTCACATACATATGCACTGCGTTCTATAATGAAAAACCCAACAAATATGGGATTATTTAATTTCACAATTTTACCACTGAATAataacaaagcaaaaacaaaacacagttgtACAGAGAGACATGACATAGATAACATCTGTCGATAGACATCTTACACATCAGCACTTAATTTGTCCATTCTGTAGGTCATCCTACACATTCTTCAAGCTTCACCCCTCTTTAACAAGCAGCGTATTCTGTCCATCTTTCTACTGTAAGAACATTCAACaacgtgggtctgaaaggacgtgacGTGGTAATTTGGAGTTAGGTTTAACTTGCATTGTGGtaaacagaaaatgcaaccaagtTCAAAGACTTTTGAATATTGGAGgtgtgtattaatatttttttattatttcattgttCAAATTAAATGTACTTTATTTACCACAAATGAATGACTTACTGAGAATTTACAAATGTGTGCTGAAATGcaagtgaatatatatatatatatatatgtgtgtgtgtgtgtgagtgtgagggtgaTGTAACATGAAGCAGtctttaacatatttaaaatgtgcatGTACATTACTTTTTCTCCAATGTTTTTAAAGCCAGGCTGTTTGGCTTCTTCTGGGACACTCATGATGGTGCACAAAAAATGGCGCTGTCATATTTTGCTGTTGCCAATGTAAACTATATTATTTTCATGTCAAATTTCAAGtgcatattttttaaacacaagaatacTTTTCCTGAGCACTCAGAACTTGCTTGTTCCCATGCAAAATAAACATGGGCGTGTTCAGATTTGCACTCATGCTCAAGTTTACCTTGTGTGATTGCAACACAATTCTGTTCTGTGTTCATAGTATTGCTGCAATAAGTTCTTAAGTTTCAATCAGAAAAGGTTATGGGTCACACTGTTACTGCCAATGTTGTCATTTGCATTGGTTAAGAAGGGCACGGTAAACACACCAGATTTAAAACTGACATATAAAGAGTGAACAACAGTTACTGACTactgaatatatataaacacaagcACAAATGCACAGAGGGTAAACGTGAGAAAATGCACCACATATTTAAAGCTCATAATTCTTTTACAAGAGCAAACATACTGCTACTTCAAATGTGCTCTCATttcttaaattaaaataatgcaataaaaacccaGGCTCACAAATATGTGTACATGGAAAAAGCAACTGTGTCTTCAGGCCCACTGTGGAAAATGTTCTATATATACTTTGTTTCGACTGCAGTAATTAaaggatatttaaaaaaattataattgtaACATTTTTCAAAAGTTATATTGGTGTTTGTTGTTAGCCAGGTACCAGAATGACCCACTGCCCAGTTCTGGTCTGCCAAAACTGCTCCAGCTAACACCCAACACCCATAAAGTACTGTGAAGTTATTATTATGATTCTATTGTGATTGTACAGGGCCAACTTAGAACTTGTGTCATTTCAACTGGCATAAAGGTTTCTCCTGACCACAACTCAGCACTAACACGATAGCTGAAATCTATTGGTTATCATTATTGCTGGGTTAGGTTTATCCTTTTTCTATTGTTCATATTTATGGCCTTAAAGTCCTTGCTGTTATAGTCACAAATTGCCTTTTTTACTAAGTTGCAACTAAGAGACCGTCAATAAAAATGTACTACTGTTAGATCAATCCATAACAGGCAGTCACATGagacagtgttttgttgggTTTAGATCTAACTCTCCTTCCATCTATCACCCACCTCCTGagaatgtaaatgttaattccCTTTCTTGATTAAAAAAGCCTCTACTGTGAGTGATAAACACAGGCCACTGTAGTCCAAACATCTGTCTGAGTTCTGACCAGGcaggagagacagatggagcagcactgtgtgtgtgtgtgtgtgtgtgtgtgtgcgcgcgtgcaCAAGCTTTACACATTTCCATTTTTGACTGTGCCTGCTGTTGTCCTCTTAAAATAACTCCCTTTCTTTACGACCTTATATGTGCAGGGCtactgtgtgtgaggaagagCCTGGGAAGGGATCGTGTGTCCAGGCTATGCTGAGTAGAGTGCAACCACCATTGCTGTTGCTGTtgctgtgcctgtgtgtgtatgtgtttgtatgtgtgcagGGAAGGGCATGGTGCAAGTGTGTGCAAGGGCATGTGTGTGCAAGTGTAGCAACAGGCCAAATCTCAGCTTGGGTTAGAAAGATCCATTAGATCCtgactttctttttttgttttctcttgctctttATAATGCATCTCATTGATCTGAACCAGGAGTGCCTGCTCCATCTCTTCTCTTTCCTGGATAAAGACAGCCGCAAGAGCCTCTCTTTGACCTGCACACGTCTCCGAGTTGTCTTCCTGGACCCCCACCTGTGGTCCCTGCTCCATTTTCTCTCCCCATGCGAGTTGAGGAAGGATAACTTTGTCCTGGGTTCCTCTCTCCGGCACCTCTGTATTAGCTGGCATTCCAGCAGGGTCAAAGTTTGTAACATAGAAGATTGGATGAAGACCACATTCCAGAGAGACCTGTGCAGCAAGCATGAAAAACTGGTCAGCCACTTCCTGGAGCGTGTTTGCCATATGTgagttcttttttgttttgtctgaacTTCATCCCCCACTGTTTTCATCACCATACCTTTGATCTCCCAGATGTTAAGCAGATATAAATAGTAGTAGCAGAAACAGTGGGGTTTTTGCACGTATTAAAGATCTTAAAGGCTTTTTATCTGGGGAAATTTTCTAAAAATGATCTCAGTAAAGGTACGCCATACATTAGAACAGGGGCT is part of the Hoplias malabaricus isolate fHopMal1 chromosome 4, fHopMal1.hap1, whole genome shotgun sequence genome and encodes:
- the usp3 gene encoding ubiquitin carboxyl-terminal hydrolase 3 translates to MECPHLGSSVCVSVDATRFPNGSPSSWCCSVCRSNKSPWVCLTCLSVHCGRYVNGHAKKHFEEIQTPANCPRKLEKEKLQQHSVCMDCSSYSTFCYRCDDFVVNDTKLGQVQRMREHLQSLENSVVNPDRQRKRKLSGSSSPDKMPEDSGGSLALCATGLRNLGNTCFMNAILQSLSNIPDFSSYFKDLPAVALRSGKTAGRRTYHTRSQGDSSVSLVEELRKTLCSLWQENQTAFSPDALFYVIWKIMPSFRGYQQQDAHEFLRYMLDHLHRELQGSKNGLPGPSLIPDRPDLTSDNKCCINGTPTVVTSVFGGVLQNEVNCLICGTESKKFDPFLDLSLDIPSQFRVKRTKDQEPGPTCNLHNCLLSFTDLEELDETELYMCHKCKKRQKSTKKFWVQKLPKVLCLHLKRFHWTAFLRNKVDTYVDFPLRGLDMKRYLLEPENSLPGSCLYDLVAVVVHHGSGVGSGHYTAYGHHEGRWYHFNDSTVTLVSEETVAKAKAYILFYTEQIEQDQAASETETKL